One window of the Arthrobacter sp. D5-1 genome contains the following:
- a CDS encoding sugar ABC transporter substrate-binding protein, whose protein sequence is MTRKSLRHLRKSIAFVAAVSMLGLTAACSSPSSNQPEDGPVEIRFSWWGNATRADLTNKAIKEFEAANPNIKVKPEYGDIGGYFDKLATQVAANDAPDVITMGGAYPAEYANRGALLDLSKVEGSLDLSKMDQGALENGQVQGKQYGVSTGANALAIVVNPAVFQAAGVALPDDSKWSWDDFAKTAEDITAKSPKGTYGTATVLTHDSLDAFARQRGKSLYTQDGQLGLDKDTVRDYFDFSVKLSESGAAPSASETVEKLNVSTEQTLMGMGQAGMMLTWTNSLTALSKASGADLKLLKLPGETPTPGIWLQSSQFYTISARSKHADAAAKLVSFLVNNEAAAKIIQSDRGVPSNSGMRTAIQDLLTPQGKVEAAYIDQIGKMDFAPTFIGPTGSTAVSEITARINTEVLFKRLSPEKAAEQWLSESKAAIGK, encoded by the coding sequence ATGACGCGTAAATCTCTCCGACATCTCCGTAAGTCCATCGCTTTCGTAGCAGCCGTCAGCATGCTGGGCCTCACTGCGGCCTGCTCCAGCCCCTCCTCCAACCAGCCGGAAGATGGGCCGGTGGAGATCAGGTTCTCGTGGTGGGGCAACGCCACCCGGGCCGACCTCACCAACAAGGCCATCAAGGAATTCGAGGCGGCCAACCCCAATATCAAGGTCAAGCCGGAATACGGCGACATCGGCGGCTACTTCGACAAGCTGGCAACCCAAGTTGCAGCCAACGATGCCCCTGACGTCATCACCATGGGTGGCGCCTACCCGGCCGAGTACGCCAACCGTGGCGCCCTCCTGGATCTGTCCAAGGTGGAGGGTTCGCTGGATCTGTCCAAGATGGACCAGGGAGCACTGGAAAATGGGCAGGTCCAGGGCAAGCAGTACGGCGTCTCCACCGGTGCCAACGCCCTGGCCATCGTCGTCAACCCTGCCGTGTTCCAGGCTGCGGGTGTTGCCTTGCCGGATGACAGCAAATGGTCCTGGGACGATTTCGCCAAGACGGCAGAGGACATCACAGCCAAGAGTCCCAAGGGGACCTACGGCACCGCTACCGTCCTGACGCATGACTCGCTGGATGCCTTCGCCCGACAGCGCGGGAAGTCCCTCTATACCCAGGACGGCCAGTTGGGTCTGGACAAGGACACCGTGCGGGATTATTTCGATTTCTCGGTGAAACTCAGTGAATCAGGCGCCGCTCCCAGCGCCTCGGAGACGGTGGAGAAGCTCAACGTCAGCACCGAGCAGACACTCATGGGCATGGGCCAGGCCGGCATGATGTTGACCTGGACCAACTCACTGACTGCCCTCAGCAAGGCCTCCGGTGCAGACTTGAAACTGCTCAAGCTGCCTGGCGAGACGCCCACACCCGGGATCTGGCTCCAGTCTTCGCAGTTCTACACCATTTCAGCCCGGAGCAAGCACGCGGATGCTGCCGCCAAGCTGGTCAGTTTCCTGGTGAACAATGAGGCCGCAGCAAAAATCATTCAGAGCGACCGCGGGGTGCCCAGCAACTCCGGCATGCGCACGGCCATCCAGGACCTCCTGACGCCCCAGGGAAAAGTGGAAGCCGCCTACATCGACCAGATCGGCAAGATGGACTTCGCGCCAACGTTCATTGGTCCCACCGGTTCCACTGCGGTCTCCGAGATCACGGCCCGCATCAACACCGAAGTCCTCTTCAAGCGGTTGAGCCCGGAGAAGGCAGCAGAGCAGTGGCTGAGCGAGAGTAAAGCGGCCATCGGCAAGTAG